The nucleotide sequence GGCACACAAACCGAGAGCCCAGCCCCTCTCATCATATCGGTCAAAAGTCCGGTACAAAAGCGCCAAATTTGTCTGGTCTGTTTTTTTAAAGACCACCGCGGCTTGAGGTTCCGTTTGAGCTTCTTTGGTTTTTGGCCTCTTGGGAGCAGATTTTTTTGAAAGCCCCTCAAAACGTTTTTCTAGATCAAGCAGGATTGATTTTTCTGAAAATTTCCCAGCTACCACCACTGTGGTGTTTGCCGCGACATAATATTTTTTCCTATACTCCACAATATCTTTTTTACTGAAATGTTTTATATTTTCTTTTGGGCCGAGGACATCTCGCCCTGCTGGCTGATCGCCATAGACTGTTTTGTCCAGCTCCTTCCAGAGCAGGTTGCCTGGGTGATCGTATTTGCGATTGATTTCTTCAATAATAACCCCCTTCTCTTTTTCTATTTCGCTTTCGGGCAAAAGAGGATGCAGATACATGTCACTGACAAGCTCCAAGACATCCGCCAAATGTCTGTGATGAGCTTTGGCATAGTAGCCAGTGTATTCGTTTGAGGTGAAAGCATTGTAGCTCGCACCGATTTTTTCAAAATCAAAACTAATCTGATAGGCGGAGGGTCGGCGCTCAGTGCCCTTGAAACACATGTGCTCAAGAAAATGCGCGATGCCATTGGTCGCTTTGCTCTCATGAAAAGAGCCCGCGCCGACAAGCACCATCACGGTCACTGTCTCGTTCTCCTGCATCGGCACAGTGATGACCCGCAGACCGTTTTTAAGATTTTTTTTATGAAATTTCATAGGAGCTATTGTAGCAGATTATGCCACTAAAGCACTTTTGAAAATTGAAGCCAACTCATCAATAGAAACTCGTTTTTGACCACCTGTATCACGGTCGCGGAGAGTGACAGTGTTTAGCAGCTCAGGCTTTTCGCCAAGAGTATCAAAATCAATGGTCACACAGAAAGGCGTGCCGATCTCGTCCTGACGGCGGTAGCGCTTGCCGATGTTGCCGTTGTCGTCAAAAGAAACTCGACCGGCAAGCGCGGGCTCTTTGCGGAGAGTCGCGTAAATCTCACGGGCTTTTTCGACAAGAGCAGGTTTATTTTTAAGCAAAGGAAAGACAGAAGCAATAAATGGGGACACTTTTGGGGCCAATTTCAAATAGACACGTGCCTCATCCCCAAGGACATCTTCGGTATAGGCGTCGGAAAGAGCGGCTAGACATGTCCGATCCAATCCGAGCGCGGGCTCAATCACATGAGGTACAAATCTTTGTTTTGTCTCTTCGTCAAAATAAGTAAGATCCGCGCCTGAAAACTGGCCATGTTTGGTCAAATCATAGTCTGTGCGATATGCCAATCCATACAACTCCTTCTGACCAAAAGGATAGTCAAACTCTATATCGACCGTTCTCTTAGAATAAAAAGACCTCTCTTCATCACTATGCTCATATTCATGCAAATGCGTTTTCTGAAGTCCAATGTCATCCGTCAAAAAGTCTTTGATTGCCTGGAGCCAGTTCTTAAACTCCTGCTCCCAATTTTCTGCTCTTATAAAATACTCGATCTCCATTTGCTCAAGCTCCCTCAAACGGAAAACAAAACTACCCGGGGTAATTTCATTCCGAAAAGATTTTCCCACTTGTCCCAAACCAAATGGCAGTTTTGGATGAAAGCTATCAATCACATTTTTAAAATTAACAAACATACCCTGAGCAGTTTCAGGTCGTAGATAGACAACCGAAGAAGAGTCCTCGGACGCCCCTGCTCTAGTCTTAAACATCATGTTAAATTGTTTAACTTCAGAAAGCGGATTGCCTTCAGGACTTTTCAACCCATTTTCCTGAATGGCTTTTGTCATTTGATCGATGGTCATTTTTTTAGCCTCAATTCCATTTTCTTCCAGCAAATGATCGGCTCGGTAACGTTTTTTAGTCTTGAGGTCGTCCACCAATGGATCCGCAAAGGTCGCCACATGCCCTGTCGCCTCCCATACTTTGGCATTCATCAGGATTGCCGCATCCACTCCGTACATATCTTCACGATCCAAAACAAACCGTTTCCACCACAGGTTTTGAATATTATTTTTTAAAGCCACCCCGAGTGGGCCGTAGTCAAAAGTTCCCGCCAAGCCACCATAGATCTCAGAGCCTTGGTAAATAAAACCACGCCGCTTGCAAAGCGAGATTAGTTTTTCCATGTCATTCATTTTGTTTTTTTCCATTTTATTTTGTGACCTTTTCCTGACCAAAGACATAGCTTGGATCCGTAGATATCTGAGTATCGAGAGCTTGACCAGTATACTGCACCGTCGTACCTGTAAAGCTATCTGTGCCGGTCAGCTGCACTGGCTGGAGCACTACAGGGATAGTATCAGCTTGACTGACACTAGGCAAAATTGAAACCTGAAAATCAACCTCTTTGCCAGCACTAGCATAGCCAGTCCCCGCCGGTAGATCCCCTATATTCCACACGATCTGATGCTTTTCGGCATTGTAGGTCACGTCCACACCTGAAGGGGCGACTTTGCCAAGCCAAGTGACATAGTTGGGCAAAGTGGCCGTGACCACCGTGCCATTTACTGTATTAAAAGAATTGCTGGCTGTCCAGATGACGGTGTAGGTACTTTCGTGCTCTGCTTGAGGGGGCAGTGGCCCAGTGTTGATGAAAGGTCCAACCGTGCGCACTAAGCGAGCGGCCACCCGCGGAGCCGAAACCACCTTGATAGTTTTAGAAATCGTAGAATTAATTTCTTCAGGCACATTTGTATCGCTCAAGCGACTACCCTGGACACTAGCATCCAAAGTAATAGTCGGCTTGCGATAAAAGGCATTATTTTTAACTGAGACATCTGCGGTGGCCAAAGTAAATTGGAGCAATCCCCCGCTCTGAGGTGGCACACTCGCAAGTTCTGCCACCGTAGTCTTGTCCCAGATTAAAGTATTATCAATCGAACGGAAAAAACCTCGATCAGCCGAAACATTGTCCCGATTTAAAATATCTCCGCCAACTTTAAGCTGGAGAGTGACATCATTTAAAGGAACTGAAAGATTATTTTGCCAAGTAATTTGTCCCCGAATACTGGCCCCGCCCTGGACAACGTGAACAGAGCTTGGATCTTCATCGAGCGTGATGTCTACGCCCAAAAATGGCTGCTTGATAGCCACGGTCTGCGAGAGATCGCTGATCAGACCATTGATGGTGGTTGGATCCGTTTGATCTGCAATCCCAACCGAAAAACGAAATACTCTCTGCTCTCCATCCTGGCCAGAAAGTTTTCCTTTCAAAAGAATATGGGTCTCTCCACCCGCAGGCATATCCCCAATTTTCCAGGTAGCATTGTCCGGACTTGGATCTGGAGTAGCATTTTCAAATTGAAAACCGAAAGGATACTCGGCTTTGAGGATCAGGTTTTTGATGAGCTGGGTAGAATTGGATTTTACATCTACATCAAAAGTGACATCTTGATTGGCAATGACCTCTTTGACCCCGCTTACATTGACGACAATAGGTGAAGAACCGATAAAAATAGGATAATCTTTATCTTTGACAAAGATGGCCGTCGAGCCTGGAATCCGATACTCAAAAGAAACTTTTATATCTTGCTGGCTGTTTTCTTGGCCATAAAGGACAGGGTCGATAGAGAGAGTATAGGCTTGGCCTGAAGCCAGAGTCCCCACGGGGATACGTTCACTGACTAAAGGACTGCTGAGATCCTTGGCTTGTCTGGCTCCGGGCGGGTAGGTCACCACCACGTCTGCCAAAAGCAATTCACTTGGATTGCCGTTGGTGACAGTGACATCCACTGCGAGCGGCTCACCCGCTGGAATAGAGACCGGACCCCGGAGAGCAATGTTGATATTGTTGGGAGAAACAACATTTGAGCCGCGGAAAAAGACGACAGCGGCAATAGAGGCGGCTACGAGGAAAAAAACCAAGGCAAAAAGAAAAACTTTTTTAAAAAGTGGTGCGTATGACTGAGCCACGTCTTCGGACAAGAGATCGGAAACAGAAGATGAAGCAGACTCTGTCGAGCCGTCCGAGCCATCAGCACCATCGACACCGGCTACCTTTTGCTGCCAACGGTCAGGAGCTACCGCCTTGTTGGGATGAAGAATGTGTCTATGTTTTTCCTGCTGTAAAGGCTGATTGGGCGAATAAAGCTTTTTCTTCAAAGCCTCAATGCGATCTTTTTCTTGGTCAGGCGAGCCTGATGATGGAAACTGCGATGCCATATGTTAAAAGTATAACACAAAAGACTTCTACTCCCCCTCCAACTCCACAAAGAAACTCGAACCTTTGTCACGACCAGCTGACTCTGCCCAAACGCGGCCGTTGTGAGCTTCGATGATTTTTTTGGCGACATAGAGACCGAGACCTGTTCCCATGATGTTGGTTTTGTTGGCGTCAGGGGCCCGGGTGAATTTTTCAAAGAGACGTGGAAGGACTTCGGGTGGGATGCCGACGCCGGTGTCGGAGATGGTGATGAGGATTTTTGGCTTGCCTTCACGGAGGATTTTCTTGATCCAGACGTGGATACTTCCTTTGGGAGTGTATTTGACGGCATTGTCGATAATGTTGCCGATGACTTGTTTGATTTTTCCTTTGTCGGCGTTGATGAGGAAGGAAGTTGGAGTGGAGCCAGGCTGCTCGTCAGCATTGAAGTCAATTGAGAGCTTGGCTGTCTCGATGGTGGGGCGGAGTTCGGCGACTACGGTACTTACGAGTTCCTTGAGATCAAATTGAGAGAAATCATATTTCATCCTACCCTGCTCGATACGGGAGACGTCGAGGTAGTCACCGACTAGGACTACGAGATCTTGAGTGGATTTGAACATTTTTTCAATGGCTTCCTTGACTGGGTCGCTAATGGGGCCAAAGTCTCCCTCCAGGATGAGGGAGGCATAGCCTTTGACAGCGGCTAGTGGTCCTCGGAGCTGGTGGGAAGCGAGGGAGACGAACTCTGACTTTTGTTGGTCTAGTTCTTGGAGACGCTCGTTGGCTTTTTCGAGGTCGTCAGCGAGGAGTTGGATTTTTTCGCGGGTTTTGACTTCAGATAAAACACTACGGATTAAAAAGCCTCCAAGGATTAAAGAGATGACAAATAATGCACCGTTGGCTAATTGTTCTCGTATGCCTTCTGAAAAAAGTGTTCGAATTAAAATAAACAGCCACAAAATAAAAGTGAGAAGTTGGGTAGTGATTACCTTAACATTAAAGAGCTGATGTCTAAGGATTGCATACCCACTAATCAATGGGTAAATAGAAAAAAGAATTAGACCGTAGGGCGGAATTGTGTAAGTAAATGTTGTCGCAAAAACACTTCCACCACCAATCGAAGCCGCCAACGTAAACATTATAAGATACTTTAATCTTTGTCTTTCTGTATGATCCTGACTTTTTCGGATTGTTTTAAAAGTAATATAAATACCATAAATAACTAGAATACAAAAATATGCGAAAAAGTAACCGTATAGAGGTCCATTTACTGGCGCAAAATTAAAACCAACTTTTGGTGCTACATCAGCAATAAAATAAGTAGTCGGATTTATCAAC is from Candidatus Paceibacterota bacterium and encodes:
- a CDS encoding pitrilysin family protein, whose amino-acid sequence is MKFHKKNLKNGLRVITVPMQENETVTVMVLVGAGSFHESKATNGIAHFLEHMCFKGTERRPSAYQISFDFEKIGASYNAFTSNEYTGYYAKAHHRHLADVLELVSDMYLHPLLPESEIEKEKGVIIEEINRKYDHPGNLLWKELDKTVYGDQPAGRDVLGPKENIKHFSKKDIVEYRKKYYVAANTTVVVAGKFSEKSILLDLEKRFEGLSKKSAPKRPKTKEAQTEPQAAVVFKKTDQTNLALLYRTFDRYDERGWALGLCATILGRGMSSRLFQKIREEKGLCYSIAASSTAATDHGAFVISSGVGNKKVEEATRAILEEIEVMKKELVSDKELQKAKDQRVGWMYLGLESSDDFSDFYGFQELFKDKILTPQEKEKKIQAVTAEEVRAMARQFLIPKNLTLGIVGPHTSATKMRLKKLLKKS
- a CDS encoding glycine--tRNA ligase, with product MEKNKMNDMEKLISLCKRRGFIYQGSEIYGGLAGTFDYGPLGVALKNNIQNLWWKRFVLDREDMYGVDAAILMNAKVWEATGHVATFADPLVDDLKTKKRYRADHLLEENGIEAKKMTIDQMTKAIQENGLKSPEGNPLSEVKQFNMMFKTRAGASEDSSSVVYLRPETAQGMFVNFKNVIDSFHPKLPFGLGQVGKSFRNEITPGSFVFRLRELEQMEIEYFIRAENWEQEFKNWLQAIKDFLTDDIGLQKTHLHEYEHSDEERSFYSKRTVDIEFDYPFGQKELYGLAYRTDYDLTKHGQFSGADLTYFDEETKQRFVPHVIEPALGLDRTCLAALSDAYTEDVLGDEARVYLKLAPKVSPFIASVFPLLKNKPALVEKAREIYATLRKEPALAGRVSFDDNGNIGKRYRRQDEIGTPFCVTIDFDTLGEKPELLNTVTLRDRDTGGQKRVSIDELASIFKSALVA
- a CDS encoding ATP-binding protein codes for the protein MAFNLDYYSFSLLLGGFTALLSGLIVFIHDRKKLENQAWFALTVSTMVWSFAYFSMITATSKDFAFLSDRVLHIAAILIPLFYLLVVLIMTNSYKTHKKSFFVGCFFAVIFMLINPTTYFIADVAPKVGFNFAPVNGPLYGYFFAYFCILVIYGIYITFKTIRKSQDHTERQRLKYLIMFTLAASIGGGSVFATTFTYTIPPYGLILFSIYPLISGYAILRHQLFNVKVITTQLLTFILWLFILIRTLFSEGIREQLANGALFVISLILGGFLIRSVLSEVKTREKIQLLADDLEKANERLQELDQQKSEFVSLASHQLRGPLAAVKGYASLILEGDFGPISDPVKEAIEKMFKSTQDLVVLVGDYLDVSRIEQGRMKYDFSQFDLKELVSTVVAELRPTIETAKLSIDFNADEQPGSTPTSFLINADKGKIKQVIGNIIDNAVKYTPKGSIHVWIKKILREGKPKILITISDTGVGIPPEVLPRLFEKFTRAPDANKTNIMGTGLGLYVAKKIIEAHNGRVWAESAGRDKGSSFFVELEGE